A genomic segment from Nicotiana tabacum cultivar K326 chromosome 7, ASM71507v2, whole genome shotgun sequence encodes:
- the LOC142162422 gene encoding serine carboxypeptidase 1-like: protein MFSLLSSSPELPTNRSSSIHASWQDSPDTVLPIYQELMQSGIRVWIYSGDTDYIVSVTTSRYAIDKIKTPIKTSWYPWYFQGEVGGYAIEYENLTFVTARGSGHFVPGYQPARALTMFSSFINGTLPPQYLK, encoded by the exons ATGTTCTCTCTCCTCTCCTCCTCTCCAGAGCTCCCTACCaaccgcag TTCATCTATACATGCAAGTTGGCAAGATTCACCTGACACAGTTTTACCAATTTATCAAGAGCTTATGCAAAGTGGAATTAGAGTTTGGATTTATAG CGGAGATACAGATTACATAGTATCTGTGACAACGAGTAGATACGCCATAGACAAAATAAAAACACCGATCAAAACTTCATGGTACCCTTGGTACTTCCAGGGCGAG GTTGGTGGTTACGCGATTGAATATGAAAACTTGACATTTGTGACAGCAAGGGGATCAGGGCATTTTGTGCCAGGATATCAACCTGCTCGTGCTTTGACAATGTTCTCCTCCTTCATTAATGGCACGCTTCCTCCCCAATATCTCAAATAA